One part of the Magallana gigas chromosome 5, xbMagGiga1.1, whole genome shotgun sequence genome encodes these proteins:
- the LOC105325008 gene encoding rho GTPase-activating protein 18 isoform X1, translating into MSRTPRSNSYEDYWKEFKDIASSTDGENEEEEITKTPDEGEEEIRWLKDAGYDFVVNYITGGRELTDEEIQGFTATLTTSQAAVVRRRVNSLSATIRSKQKHKVDVRDIFPQPSDDQSPRSPVPQTTSDGIDDINLLAVPRRHTDKRLPSLSRGRGEYSMSGRRNEVFKDPEESDENEECYDPSAVLGIETLSVQQKGTFNKHMVPDTPDDRRRSVMTAMPSISDEDIELHIEETAPKNSMQNAGLEKEDNLPNFNIVPDRLGVTMVTDLSLEDMNQIKSLALIELTALFERHHIIYHRRKGKKKGRDHGIFGVPLHTLMEQDQKIRPNQTVPMVFEDMAKFMEHHCLEQEGILRIPGSASRIKQLRKDLEDKFYSGTFSWVNVLPHDAAALLKQFLRELPHPLLTHEYIEAFAQVENIQDKKQQLLVLNLLILLLPPVNRNTLKMLLELLLKITQKRRTNLMGLSNVSMIMAPNLFLSPSSRSKTKGVREMEISMAAGTSNIVMMLIKYQDILWTVPSVLIQQMRHQNELEMQKKNREKSIMKFLRKDKADVYKKPAVINEGDFEEGVIRVLAPSLTKSCAAVKLTDNTTAGDVVDKFRNTNFTNGRNKKKDNNVQGVANFAEKDARLYEVGGNIGERRLDPQTNMLALYRLNPNAEWVIRSESVD; encoded by the exons ATGAGCAGGACTCCGAGAAGCAACAGTTACGAAGACTACTGGAAGGAGTTCAAGGACATCGCCAGCAGTACCGACGGAGAAAATGAAGAGGAGGAGATCACCAAAACCCCCgacg AGGGAGAGGAAGAAATCAGATGGCTGAAGGATGCTGGATACGACTTTGTTGTGAACTACATCACAG GTGGGAGGGAGTTGACAGATGAGGAGATCCAGGGTTTTACAGCGACACTAACCACAAGTCAGGCGGCGGTGGTTCGCCGCAGGGTCAACAGTCTGAGTGCCACAATCCGGTCCAAACAAAAACACAAGGTTGACGTCAGAGATATCTTCCCACAGCCTTCAGATGACCAG TCACCTAGATCACCGGTCCCACAAACTACGTCAGATGGCATTGACGACATCAACCTCTTGGCAGTGCCTCGGCGACACACGGATAAACGCCTGCCATCCCTGTCTAGGGGAAGGGGAGAGTACTCTATGTCCGGGCGGAGGAACGAGGTCTTCAAGGACCCAGAAGAATCGG ATGAGAATGAGGAGTGTTATGATCCCAGCGCAGTTTTAG GTATTGAGACACTGAGTGTCCAGCAGAAGGGGACATTCAACAAGCACATGGTGCCTGACACCCCAGACGACAGGAGACGGTCAGTTATGACAGCTATGCCCAGTATATCAGACGAGGATATTGAACTGCACATAGAAGAAACTGCACCAAAG AATTCTATGCAGAATGCTGGATTAGAGAAAGAAGATAACCTACCA AATTTCAATATAGTACCAGACAGGTTGGGTGTAACTATGGTAACTGATTTGAGTTTAGAGGACATGAACCAAATCAAATCCCTGGCCCTTATAGAACTGACAGCTCTATTTGAGAGACATCACATTATCTATCATCGAAGGAAGGGCAAAAAGAAAGGAAGGG ATCATGGTATTTTTGGAGTGCCATTACACACACTCATGGAGCAAGATCAGAAAATACGACCAAATCAAACTGTACCCATGGTTTTTGAagat ATGGCAAAATTTATGGAACATCATTGTTTAGAACAAGAAGGAATATTACGGATACCGGGATCAGCCTCCAGAATCAAG CAACTACGTAAAGATTTAGAGGATAAATTTTACTCAGGGACGTTTTCTTGGGTGAACGTGCTTCCCCATGATGCAGCAGCCTTATTGAAGCAGTTTTTACGAGAACTTCCTCACCCGCTCCTCACGCATGAGTACATTGAAGCCTTCGCTCAGGTGGAAA ATATCCAGGACAAAAAGCAGCAGTTACTGGTCCTGAATCTCCTCATTCTCCTACTTCCTCCTGTAAATAGAAACACCTTAAAG ATGTTGTTAGAGTTACTGTTAAAGATAACTCAGAAGAGGAGGACCAACCTGATGGGGCTCTCCAATGTATCAATGATTATGGCCCCGAATCTCTTTCTATCGCCCTCAAGTCGCTCCAAGACGAAGGGAGTCCGTGAGATGGAGATCAGCATGGCCGCCGGGACCTCTAACATTGTCATGATGCTCATCAAGTATCAGGACATCCTCTGGACT gtgCCCTCAGTTTTAATACAACAAATGAGACATCAGAATGAATTAGAAATGCAGAAAAAGAACAGAGAAAAGTCG ATCATGAAGTTTTTACGGAAGGACAAGGCAGATGTCTACAAGAAGCCGGCTGTCATAAATGAG GGGGACTTTGAGGAGGGAGTGATCAGGGTTCTGGCCCCGAGTCTGACCAAGAGCTGTGCCGCGGTGAAGCTGACGGATAACACGACTGCCGGGGACGTTGTCGACAAGTTCCGCAACACTAACTTCACCAACGGAAG GAACAAGAAGAAAGACAACAATGTGCAGGGTGTAGCTAACTTTGCAGAGAAGGATGCTCGGTTGTATGAAGTGGGAGGAAACATTG GAGAAAGACGTCTGGACCCGCAAACCAACATGTTGGCTCTGTATCGGTTGAACCCTAACGCTGAGTGGGTCATCCGGTCAGAGAGTGTGGATTAG
- the LOC105325008 gene encoding rho GTPase-activating protein 18 isoform X2 → MSRTPRSNSYEDYWKEFKDIASSTDGENEEEEITKTPDEGEEEIRWLKDAGYDFVVNYITGGRELTDEEIQGFTATLTTSQAAVVRRRVNSLSATIRSKQKHKVDVRDIFPQPSDDQSPRSPVPQTTSDGIDDINLLAVPRRHTDKRLPSLSRGRGEYSMSGRRNEVFKDPEESGIETLSVQQKGTFNKHMVPDTPDDRRRSVMTAMPSISDEDIELHIEETAPKNSMQNAGLEKEDNLPNFNIVPDRLGVTMVTDLSLEDMNQIKSLALIELTALFERHHIIYHRRKGKKKGRDHGIFGVPLHTLMEQDQKIRPNQTVPMVFEDMAKFMEHHCLEQEGILRIPGSASRIKQLRKDLEDKFYSGTFSWVNVLPHDAAALLKQFLRELPHPLLTHEYIEAFAQVENIQDKKQQLLVLNLLILLLPPVNRNTLKMLLELLLKITQKRRTNLMGLSNVSMIMAPNLFLSPSSRSKTKGVREMEISMAAGTSNIVMMLIKYQDILWTVPSVLIQQMRHQNELEMQKKNREKSIMKFLRKDKADVYKKPAVINEGDFEEGVIRVLAPSLTKSCAAVKLTDNTTAGDVVDKFRNTNFTNGRNKKKDNNVQGVANFAEKDARLYEVGGNIGERRLDPQTNMLALYRLNPNAEWVIRSESVD, encoded by the exons ATGAGCAGGACTCCGAGAAGCAACAGTTACGAAGACTACTGGAAGGAGTTCAAGGACATCGCCAGCAGTACCGACGGAGAAAATGAAGAGGAGGAGATCACCAAAACCCCCgacg AGGGAGAGGAAGAAATCAGATGGCTGAAGGATGCTGGATACGACTTTGTTGTGAACTACATCACAG GTGGGAGGGAGTTGACAGATGAGGAGATCCAGGGTTTTACAGCGACACTAACCACAAGTCAGGCGGCGGTGGTTCGCCGCAGGGTCAACAGTCTGAGTGCCACAATCCGGTCCAAACAAAAACACAAGGTTGACGTCAGAGATATCTTCCCACAGCCTTCAGATGACCAG TCACCTAGATCACCGGTCCCACAAACTACGTCAGATGGCATTGACGACATCAACCTCTTGGCAGTGCCTCGGCGACACACGGATAAACGCCTGCCATCCCTGTCTAGGGGAAGGGGAGAGTACTCTATGTCCGGGCGGAGGAACGAGGTCTTCAAGGACCCAGAAGAATCGG GTATTGAGACACTGAGTGTCCAGCAGAAGGGGACATTCAACAAGCACATGGTGCCTGACACCCCAGACGACAGGAGACGGTCAGTTATGACAGCTATGCCCAGTATATCAGACGAGGATATTGAACTGCACATAGAAGAAACTGCACCAAAG AATTCTATGCAGAATGCTGGATTAGAGAAAGAAGATAACCTACCA AATTTCAATATAGTACCAGACAGGTTGGGTGTAACTATGGTAACTGATTTGAGTTTAGAGGACATGAACCAAATCAAATCCCTGGCCCTTATAGAACTGACAGCTCTATTTGAGAGACATCACATTATCTATCATCGAAGGAAGGGCAAAAAGAAAGGAAGGG ATCATGGTATTTTTGGAGTGCCATTACACACACTCATGGAGCAAGATCAGAAAATACGACCAAATCAAACTGTACCCATGGTTTTTGAagat ATGGCAAAATTTATGGAACATCATTGTTTAGAACAAGAAGGAATATTACGGATACCGGGATCAGCCTCCAGAATCAAG CAACTACGTAAAGATTTAGAGGATAAATTTTACTCAGGGACGTTTTCTTGGGTGAACGTGCTTCCCCATGATGCAGCAGCCTTATTGAAGCAGTTTTTACGAGAACTTCCTCACCCGCTCCTCACGCATGAGTACATTGAAGCCTTCGCTCAGGTGGAAA ATATCCAGGACAAAAAGCAGCAGTTACTGGTCCTGAATCTCCTCATTCTCCTACTTCCTCCTGTAAATAGAAACACCTTAAAG ATGTTGTTAGAGTTACTGTTAAAGATAACTCAGAAGAGGAGGACCAACCTGATGGGGCTCTCCAATGTATCAATGATTATGGCCCCGAATCTCTTTCTATCGCCCTCAAGTCGCTCCAAGACGAAGGGAGTCCGTGAGATGGAGATCAGCATGGCCGCCGGGACCTCTAACATTGTCATGATGCTCATCAAGTATCAGGACATCCTCTGGACT gtgCCCTCAGTTTTAATACAACAAATGAGACATCAGAATGAATTAGAAATGCAGAAAAAGAACAGAGAAAAGTCG ATCATGAAGTTTTTACGGAAGGACAAGGCAGATGTCTACAAGAAGCCGGCTGTCATAAATGAG GGGGACTTTGAGGAGGGAGTGATCAGGGTTCTGGCCCCGAGTCTGACCAAGAGCTGTGCCGCGGTGAAGCTGACGGATAACACGACTGCCGGGGACGTTGTCGACAAGTTCCGCAACACTAACTTCACCAACGGAAG GAACAAGAAGAAAGACAACAATGTGCAGGGTGTAGCTAACTTTGCAGAGAAGGATGCTCGGTTGTATGAAGTGGGAGGAAACATTG GAGAAAGACGTCTGGACCCGCAAACCAACATGTTGGCTCTGTATCGGTTGAACCCTAACGCTGAGTGGGTCATCCGGTCAGAGAGTGTGGATTAG